One part of the Triplophysa rosa linkage group LG5, Trosa_1v2, whole genome shotgun sequence genome encodes these proteins:
- the snorc gene encoding protein SNORC → MSICGSYCASSRLVLFAVLAICLAFVQTETVADSSPALQNDNQDTLSGAGAFDITTKGPVHHVTENSITFDYEDSTPSITLGEEEGVLGPGAITAIVIAVFLGASVLLALIVITLRKFTAS, encoded by the exons ATGAGCATCTGCGGCAGCTACTGCGCTTCATCTCGGCTTGTCCTATTCGCTGTTCTGGCCATCTGTTTGGCTTTTGTGCAGACAG AAACAGTGGCCGATTCGTCCCCTGCGCTGCAGAATGACAATCAGGACACGCTGTCTGGTGCAGGCGCTTTTGATATAACAACAAAGGGCCCCGTCCATCACGTGACAGAAAACTCCATCACCTTTGACTATGAAGACTCTACACCCTCTATTACCCTGGGCGAGGAAGAAG GTGTGCTGGGGCCTGGTGCTATTACAGCTATAGTCATTGCTGTGTTTCTCGGAGCTTCTGTTCTTCTGGCTCTCATTGTCATCACACTCAGAAAGTTCACTGCCTCCTAG
- the LOC130554295 gene encoding ATP-dependent 6-phosphofructokinase, platelet type-like isoform X2: protein MPDTKKFIENLSGAGKSIGVLTSGGDAQGMNAAVRAVVRMGIYVGAKVYFIHEGYQGMVDGGENIKEASWESVSSMLQVGGTVIGSARCKDFRTCEGRLHAALNLVQRGITNLCVIGGDGSLTGANLFREEWSGLLDELVQSDQISEEAAQIHSVLHIVGMVGSIDNDFCGTDMTIGTDSALHRIIEVVDAIMTTAQSHQRTFVLEVMGRHCGYLALVSALACGADWVLIPEMPPKDGWEEQMCQKLSENRADKKRLNIIIVAEGAIDQNNKPVTTDHIKDLVVRCLGFDTRVTILGHVQRGGTPSAFDRILASRMGVEAVLALLEASPGTPACVVSLCGNQAVRVPLMECVQMTQEVQKAMDEKRFKEAVKLRGRSFENNLNTYKLLSHRKTDDELPHNGQHHSSFNIAVLNVGAPAAGMNAAVRSAVRVGITEGHTMFAVSDGFEGFYKGQIKEIKWGDVGGWTGQGGSLLGTKRTLPAKHVDKIAEQMRIHNINALLVIGGFEQSTFVILSVY, encoded by the exons ATGCCGGACACCAAAAAATTCATCGAAAACCTCTCCGGGGCAGGGAAGTCTATTGGCGTCCTGACAAGCGGCGGAGATGCGCAAG GTATGAATGCTGCCGTGAGGGCAGTTGTCAGAATGGGAATCTACGTAGGAGCCAAAGTTTATTTCATCCATGAG GGGTACCAGGGCATGGTGGACGGAGGTGAAAACATCAAAGAGGCATCATGGGAAAGTGTTTCCAGTATGTTGCAAGTG ggtGGCACAGTGATTGGCAGTGCCCGTTGCAAGGATTTTCGTACCTGCGAGGGACGTTTGCATGCGGCTTTAAACCTGGTACAGCGGGGCATCACCAACTTGTGTGTGATTGGTGGAGATGGCAGTTTGACCGGTGCTAACCTCTTCAGGGAGGAGTGGAGCGGACTACTGGATGAGCTCGTCCAATCGG ATCAAATCAGTGAAGAAGCTGCTCAGATTCATTCTGTGTTACATATAGTCGGGATGGTGGGCTCAATAGACAACGACTTCTGCGGGACAGATATGACTATTGGCACTGACTCCGCATTGCACAGGATCATAGAGGTGGTGGATGCGATAATGACCACAGCACAGAG TCATCAAAGGACCTTTGTGCTGGAGGTCATGGGCAGACACTGTGG gtATCTAGCATTAGTCAGCGCTCTCGCATGTGGAGCTGACTGGGTCCTCATTCCAGAAATGCCTCCCAAAGATGGCTGGGAGGAACAGATGTGTCAGAAATTATcagag AATCGTGCTGATAAGAAGCGGCTTAATATCATCATAGTAGCAGAAGGCGCAATAGACCAAAACAACAAGCCCGTAACCACAGACCATATAAAGGAT CTGGTGGTGCGCTGTTTGGGGTTTGACACGCGGGTCACCATCCTGGGTCACGTCCAGAGAGGAGGAACACCCTCTGCCTTCGACAGAATTTTG GCGAGTCGTATGGGTGTGGAAGCTGTGTTGGCCCTGTTAGAAGCTTCCCCTGGTACCCCGGCGTGTGTGGTGTCCCTATGTGGGAACCAGGCCGTCAGGGTTCCTCTGATGGAGTGTGTTCAGATG ACTCAGGAGGTGCAGAAGGCCATGGAtgaaaaaagatttaaagagGCTGTAAAGCTACGTGGCAG AAGTTTTGAAAACAACCTGAACACCTACAAACTCTTGTCTCACCGCAAAACGGACGATGAGCTGCCACAT AATGGCCagcatcat AGTTCATTTAATATAGCCGTGTTGAATGTTGGTGCTCCGGCAGCAGGGATGAATGCAGCGGTGCGCTCAGCTGTCAGGGTGGGAATTACTGAGGGTCACACTATGTTTGCGGTCAGTGATGGATTCGAGGGCTTCTACAAGGGGCAG ataaaagaaataaaatgggGTGATGTCGGGGGCTGGACTGGTCAGGGTGGCTCCCTACTAGGGACAAAAAG AACCCTTCCAGCAAAACATGTTGATAAGATTGCAGAACAGATGAGGATTCACAACATCAATGCTTTACTGGTTATTGGAGGATTTGAG CAAAGCACCTTTGTGATACTCTCGGTCTACTAA